A single genomic interval of Granulicella tundricola MP5ACTX9 harbors:
- a CDS encoding isoprenoid biosynthesis enzyme family protein: MTYIATVDHEGQIKLPQEILEHLGVSANVQVELEATEGAVKVSRRLAGEATMSLENRLKRAKDAIEKYGGPVREQFLAEGWKSVDEYIDDMRGR, translated from the coding sequence ATGACCTATATCGCCACGGTAGACCATGAGGGACAGATCAAGCTGCCGCAGGAGATCCTTGAACACCTGGGTGTGTCTGCCAACGTTCAGGTTGAACTGGAGGCGACAGAAGGTGCGGTCAAGGTCAGCAGAAGATTGGCCGGAGAAGCGACCATGTCTCTGGAGAATCGATTGAAGCGGGCCAAAGATGCCATCGAGAAGTATGGTGGCCCTGTGAGAGAGCAGTTTCTTGCGGAAGGTTGGAAGTCGGTGGATGAGTACATCGACGATATGCGTGGTCGATGA
- a CDS encoding type II toxin-antitoxin system VapC family toxin, which yields MRTVVDTNVLLSAIIYSELGSASATNSLVIAAAFGTLTTSAICYAELARRFSNRRNLDALLEQFECAVRGVDESTAFLAGRLFEQYRERGGSRERILADFLIAADAILNADRLLTRDHRFFGTSFDGLVAVAPEDL from the coding sequence ATGAGGACAGTCGTCGATACCAACGTCCTGCTCAGTGCGATTATCTATTCTGAGCTTGGTTCGGCTTCGGCAACGAACTCACTTGTCATCGCCGCCGCATTCGGTACTCTCACGACCTCAGCCATCTGCTATGCGGAACTGGCGAGGCGGTTTTCGAATCGCCGAAATCTGGATGCTCTGCTTGAACAGTTTGAATGTGCCGTGCGGGGGGTTGATGAATCAACCGCATTTCTCGCAGGGCGGTTGTTTGAGCAGTATCGCGAACGGGGCGGGTCCAGGGAGCGCATTCTCGCGGACTTCCTTATCGCCGCCGACGCCATCCTGAACGCGGACCGACTTCTCACACGAGATCATCGCTTCTTCGGAACCAGCTTCGATGGTCTCGTAGCGGTGGCTCCGGAAGACCTGTAG
- a CDS encoding molybdopterin-binding protein: MRNKLAGAVLGLTLGVFAGASAQTAAPAAETHIHKPSAPSTSLTLTVDGKTVKLTPDELAAMPQRTITAHNGHSKVDEVYMGVAVSDLLAKQGVTMAGDGAKKVYRSYLRATGTDKYWVLFAASEVEGEMHQGDVIIALTVDGKPLTEDGKFKLVSTEDKRPARWVRNLESLVFVTVE, translated from the coding sequence ATGCGAAACAAGCTGGCTGGCGCGGTGTTGGGACTGACTCTGGGAGTATTTGCTGGCGCTTCCGCGCAAACTGCCGCTCCGGCGGCTGAGACGCACATCCACAAGCCTTCCGCGCCTTCGACCAGCCTGACGCTCACCGTCGATGGCAAAACCGTCAAGCTGACCCCGGACGAGCTGGCCGCCATGCCGCAGCGCACCATCACGGCGCACAACGGTCACAGCAAAGTCGATGAAGTCTATATGGGCGTGGCGGTTAGCGATCTGCTGGCAAAGCAGGGCGTCACCATGGCCGGCGATGGGGCGAAGAAGGTCTATCGCAGCTACCTGCGTGCGACCGGCACGGATAAGTATTGGGTGCTCTTCGCTGCGTCTGAGGTCGAAGGCGAGATGCACCAGGGTGACGTCATTATCGCGCTGACCGTCGACGGTAAGCCCCTGACGGAGGATGGGAAGTTCAAGCTGGTGTCGACTGAGGACAAACGGCCGGCGCGGTGGGTTAGGAATCTTGAGTCGCTGGTGTTTGTGACGGTGGAATAG
- a CDS encoding HD domain-containing protein gives MAAPSWRSALEEYIRREAQPPEKFGHQPRLYELTRQIGQGIAYDDEVVCAAVWLHDLGVFTGHRPEDLEELKRWDNTAYAIAKAPALLNSFGFPQHKIPAVLECIRTHQPSFSPESIEATILRDADILEQLGAVGILRTVCKVGRDTRFATFTQAAASLQKALDTLPALLLLPASRALAEDRIHIHRAFLQAVTVEAQDSLY, from the coding sequence ATGGCTGCACCGTCCTGGCGAAGCGCGTTGGAGGAGTACATCCGCCGCGAGGCACAGCCGCCTGAGAAGTTCGGCCACCAGCCCCGCCTCTATGAACTGACCCGGCAGATCGGGCAGGGAATCGCCTATGACGACGAGGTCGTCTGCGCTGCTGTCTGGCTGCACGATCTCGGCGTCTTCACCGGCCATCGCCCCGAAGATCTGGAAGAACTCAAGCGCTGGGACAACACCGCCTACGCCATCGCAAAGGCCCCCGCTCTCCTGAACTCCTTCGGCTTCCCGCAACACAAGATCCCAGCTGTTCTCGAATGCATCCGCACCCACCAGCCCTCCTTCTCGCCTGAAAGCATCGAAGCCACAATCCTCCGCGATGCCGATATCCTCGAGCAGCTTGGCGCAGTCGGCATCCTCCGCACCGTCTGCAAAGTCGGCCGCGACACCCGCTTTGCGACCTTCACCCAGGCCGCCGCATCTCTTCAGAAGGCGCTCGACACGCTGCCCGCGCTTTTACTGCTTCCCGCCTCCCGCGCTCTTGCGGAGGACCGCATCCACATCCATCGAGCCTTCCTGCAAGCCGTAACGGTCGAGGCTCAGGACAGCCTCTACTAA
- a CDS encoding homocysteine S-methyltransferase family protein, translating into MTKAPIHPLEKILAERIAIIDGAMGTTIRTYGMTEADMRGERFKNHNKDLQNNGDLFSLTQPKMIEDIHRRFLEAGADIIETNTFGATSITQSEFFVDDPREHGGRKDPAFYQNIIEDKFLNDLAWEVNETSARQCRAWADRVANDTGRQRFVAGAIGPLTVSLSNSPDADDAGFRVVTFDQVKAAYIHQIRALIAGGSDLLLVETIFDSLNAKAALVAIREVFDEDKVDLPIMISAAVGRGGETLISAQTTEAFWNAVKHVKPLSVGLNCSLGPDLMYPFLSELSAKADVAISCYPNAGLPNPLSETGFDLGPPDMARFLGGFAQDGLINIAGGCCGNTPEHIAAIAKALEGKAPRTLLREVAA; encoded by the coding sequence ATGACAAAAGCCCCGATCCATCCTCTCGAAAAGATCCTTGCAGAACGCATCGCCATCATCGACGGTGCCATGGGCACCACCATCCGCACCTACGGCATGACCGAGGCGGATATGCGCGGCGAGCGCTTCAAGAACCACAATAAGGACCTGCAGAACAACGGTGACCTCTTCTCGCTCACGCAACCGAAGATGATCGAAGACATCCACCGCCGCTTCCTTGAAGCCGGCGCCGACATCATTGAGACCAACACCTTCGGCGCCACCAGCATCACGCAGAGCGAGTTCTTCGTCGACGACCCGCGCGAGCACGGCGGCCGCAAGGACCCCGCCTTCTATCAGAACATCATTGAAGACAAGTTCCTCAACGACCTCGCCTGGGAGGTCAACGAGACCTCCGCGCGCCAGTGCCGTGCCTGGGCGGACCGCGTCGCCAATGACACCGGCCGCCAGCGCTTCGTCGCCGGAGCCATCGGCCCGCTGACCGTCTCGCTCTCCAACTCCCCGGACGCAGACGACGCAGGCTTCCGCGTCGTCACCTTCGACCAGGTCAAAGCGGCCTACATCCACCAGATCCGCGCCCTCATAGCCGGCGGCTCAGACCTCCTGCTCGTCGAAACCATCTTCGACTCCCTCAACGCCAAGGCCGCCCTCGTCGCCATCCGTGAGGTCTTCGACGAAGACAAAGTAGACCTGCCCATCATGATCTCCGCAGCCGTAGGCCGTGGCGGCGAGACCCTCATCTCCGCTCAAACTACGGAGGCCTTCTGGAACGCCGTCAAGCACGTCAAGCCGCTCTCAGTCGGGCTCAACTGCTCGCTCGGCCCCGATCTCATGTACCCCTTCCTCAGCGAACTCTCCGCCAAAGCCGACGTCGCCATCTCCTGCTACCCCAACGCAGGCCTGCCCAATCCACTCTCTGAGACCGGCTTCGATCTCGGCCCGCCCGATATGGCCCGCTTCCTCGGCGGCTTCGCGCAGGACGGCCTCATCAACATCGCGGGAGGCTGCTGCGGCAATACGCCGGAGCACATCGCCGCCATCGCGAAGGCGCTTGAAGGCAAAGCCCCCCGCACCCTCCTCCGTGAGGTCGCAGCGTGA
- the metH gene encoding methionine synthase produces MSETVAPKPLRLSGSQPFTQQAGVFIMLGERTNVAGSPKFAKLIKEGKYEEAVSVARQQVENGANVIDICMDEGMIDGVAAMTRFLQLLASEPEVAKVPFMVDSSKWEVIEAGLKTLQGKGIVNSISLKEGEDKFRQNAARVLKYGAAVVVMAFDEQGQAATYEEKIRICERAYRILVDEVGFPPEDIIFDPNILTVATGMEEHNNYAVDFINATRWIKANLPHAKVSGGVSNISFSFRGNNKVREAMHSAFLYHAIAAGLDMGIVNAGMLELYEEIEPELKVLVEDVLLNRRPDATERLVEHGEKLKNVGTVVTAKQAEEWRSGTVEERLSHALVRGIDAYIELDTEEARVKLGRPLLVIEGPLMDGMGVVGDLFGAGKMFLPQVVKSARVMKKAVAHLTPFMEAEKAAMEAAGEVVKAQGKILLATVKGDVHDIGKNIVGVVLACNNYEVIDMGVMVSSEKILTRAKEEKVDLIGLSGLITPSLDEMVHVAKEMERQGFTQPLLIGGATTSRAHTAVKIAPHYSQPVVHVLDASRAVPVTTSLLSDDGKADFVTRHNADYEALRKAHAAPRQQTVPLATARARHTPIEWRKEDLAVPAFTGVRVLDNFPLATLRDYIDWTPFFHAWGLKGIYPRILDHGDHGEHARQVLTEGRALLDRIINENLVTARGVYGFFPANAVGDDVTLYTDETRSASRETFHFLRQQANREGSEPCRSLSDFIAPQETGLADYIGGFAVTTGLGLKALTDSFRAANDDYNAIMAEALVDRLAEAFAECLHKRVRDEWGYGCDEGLTPEELIHEKYRGIRPAAGYPACPDHTEKGTLWNLLNVQENTGIELTESFAMWPGSSISGLYFAHPQSRYFSLGKIGRDQADDYHQRKGMSLAEVERWLGPNLNYDPAQ; encoded by the coding sequence GTGAGCGAGACCGTAGCACCCAAGCCCCTCCGCCTCTCCGGCTCGCAGCCCTTCACCCAGCAGGCCGGCGTCTTCATCATGCTGGGCGAGCGCACCAACGTCGCAGGCTCTCCCAAGTTCGCCAAGCTCATCAAGGAAGGCAAGTACGAGGAAGCCGTCAGCGTAGCGCGTCAGCAGGTGGAGAACGGTGCCAACGTCATCGACATCTGCATGGACGAAGGCATGATCGATGGCGTCGCCGCCATGACCCGCTTCCTGCAACTCCTCGCCTCAGAGCCTGAGGTCGCCAAGGTCCCCTTCATGGTCGACTCCTCCAAGTGGGAGGTCATCGAAGCCGGCCTCAAGACCCTGCAGGGCAAGGGAATCGTCAACTCCATCTCGCTCAAAGAGGGTGAGGACAAGTTCCGCCAGAACGCCGCGCGCGTCTTGAAGTATGGTGCCGCTGTCGTCGTCATGGCCTTTGACGAACAAGGCCAGGCCGCCACCTACGAAGAGAAGATCCGCATCTGCGAGCGTGCCTACCGCATCCTCGTCGACGAGGTCGGCTTCCCGCCGGAAGACATCATCTTTGACCCCAACATCCTCACCGTCGCCACCGGTATGGAGGAACACAACAACTACGCGGTGGACTTCATCAACGCCACACGCTGGATCAAGGCCAACCTGCCCCACGCCAAGGTCTCCGGCGGCGTCTCCAACATCTCCTTCAGCTTCCGCGGCAATAACAAAGTCCGCGAGGCCATGCACTCGGCCTTTCTGTATCACGCCATAGCAGCCGGCCTGGACATGGGCATCGTCAACGCCGGCATGCTGGAGCTCTACGAAGAGATCGAGCCGGAGCTCAAGGTCCTGGTCGAAGACGTTCTCCTCAACCGCCGCCCTGATGCCACGGAGCGCTTGGTCGAGCATGGCGAAAAGCTAAAAAACGTAGGCACTGTCGTCACCGCAAAGCAAGCCGAAGAATGGCGCAGCGGAACGGTCGAAGAGCGCCTCTCTCACGCCCTCGTTCGCGGCATTGACGCTTATATCGAACTCGACACAGAAGAGGCTCGCGTCAAACTAGGCCGCCCGCTCCTCGTCATTGAAGGCCCGTTGATGGACGGTATGGGCGTCGTCGGCGATCTCTTCGGCGCGGGCAAGATGTTTCTCCCGCAGGTCGTCAAATCCGCACGCGTGATGAAGAAGGCCGTCGCCCACCTCACGCCTTTCATGGAAGCCGAGAAAGCTGCCATGGAAGCCGCCGGCGAGGTCGTCAAGGCCCAGGGCAAGATCCTCCTCGCCACCGTCAAGGGGGACGTCCATGACATCGGCAAGAACATCGTCGGCGTGGTCCTCGCATGCAATAACTACGAGGTCATCGACATGGGCGTCATGGTCTCGAGCGAAAAGATTCTCACCCGAGCCAAAGAAGAAAAGGTCGATCTCATCGGCCTCTCCGGCCTCATCACGCCGTCGCTCGATGAGATGGTCCACGTCGCCAAGGAGATGGAGCGCCAGGGCTTCACGCAGCCTCTGCTGATCGGCGGAGCCACCACCAGCCGCGCCCACACTGCGGTCAAGATCGCCCCACATTACAGCCAGCCGGTAGTCCATGTTCTCGACGCCAGCCGCGCCGTCCCCGTCACCACCAGCCTCCTCTCGGACGACGGCAAAGCAGACTTCGTCACCAGGCACAACGCGGACTACGAAGCCCTCCGCAAGGCTCACGCCGCCCCCCGCCAGCAGACTGTACCGCTCGCCACCGCACGCGCACGCCATACGCCCATTGAGTGGCGCAAAGAAGATCTCGCCGTCCCCGCCTTCACCGGCGTCCGCGTCCTGGACAACTTCCCCCTCGCCACCCTGCGCGACTACATCGACTGGACCCCGTTCTTCCACGCCTGGGGCCTCAAGGGCATCTACCCGCGCATCCTCGATCACGGAGATCACGGCGAGCACGCACGCCAGGTCCTCACCGAAGGCCGTGCCCTCCTCGACCGCATCATCAACGAGAACCTCGTCACCGCACGCGGCGTCTACGGCTTCTTCCCGGCCAACGCAGTCGGCGATGACGTCACGCTCTACACCGACGAAACCCGCTCCGCCTCGCGCGAGACCTTCCACTTCCTCCGCCAGCAGGCCAACCGCGAAGGCTCGGAACCCTGCCGCTCGCTCTCTGACTTCATCGCGCCGCAGGAGACCGGCCTGGCAGACTACATCGGAGGCTTCGCCGTCACCACCGGCCTCGGCCTCAAAGCCCTCACAGACAGCTTCCGCGCCGCCAACGACGACTACAACGCCATCATGGCGGAGGCGCTCGTAGACCGCCTCGCAGAGGCCTTTGCAGAGTGCCTGCACAAGCGAGTCCGTGACGAATGGGGCTACGGCTGCGACGAAGGCCTCACCCCCGAAGAGCTCATCCATGAGAAGTATCGCGGCATCCGTCCCGCCGCCGGCTACCCCGCCTGCCCGGACCATACTGAGAAGGGAACTCTCTGGAATCTGCTCAACGTCCAGGAGAACACCGGCATTGAGCTTACGGAGTCCTTTGCCATGTGGCCCGGCTCCAGCATCAGCGGCCTTTATTTCGCACACCCGCAGTCCCGTTACTTCTCGCTCGGCAAGATCGGCCGCGACCAGGCAGACGACTACCACCAGCGCAAGGGAATGAGCCTCGCCGAGGTAGAACGCTGGCTCGGCCCAAATCTCAACTACGATCCCGCACAGTAG
- a CDS encoding response regulator encodes MTPPLDLPHEKKTILHICQREMLRPLRDQILKLSGFEVQSTCSADEALSMFWASQFDLVLIDVEGQTAVHDAERLCSEIKTAQHEQLVAYVCNWRVAIHTDCPDEILRTEFDPEAFVGGVRKTLEVH; translated from the coding sequence ATGACGCCTCCACTTGATCTGCCGCACGAAAAGAAAACTATCCTCCACATCTGCCAGCGCGAGATGCTGCGTCCGCTGCGCGACCAGATTCTCAAGCTCTCCGGCTTTGAAGTTCAATCCACCTGCAGCGCTGATGAAGCGCTCTCCATGTTCTGGGCCAGCCAGTTTGACCTCGTCCTCATTGACGTAGAAGGCCAGACCGCCGTGCATGACGCAGAGCGCCTCTGCTCGGAGATCAAGACCGCCCAGCATGAGCAACTCGTCGCCTACGTCTGCAACTGGCGCGTCGCCATCCATACCGATTGCCCCGACGAGATCCTCCGCACGGAGTTCGATCCCGAAGCCTTTGTTGGTGGCGTTCGCAAGACTCTCGAAGTTCACTAA
- the thrC gene encoding threonine synthase — translation MEYSCQTYQLKCNECGRTYGNRPLSGCPECLAPLEIHYDFEAIQKQTPITRQSIQNGPHNIWRYAAMLPIPEGFEPDLPVGFTPLIRAKNLGKRIGASNLYVKNDSVCFPTLSFKDRVVSVALANAQKFGFKTVGCSSTGNLANSVAAQAARLGLDACILVPADLEPAKILNTLVYGARLVRIDGNYDHVNRLCTQIADEYAWGFVNVNLRPYYAEGSKTQGYEIAEQLGWRLPDNVVCPMAGGSLIRKIRKAFNELIALGLVEDKPVRFFGAQATGCSPISQSVRQGWDYIEPQRPNTIARSLAIGNPADGPAASKMIRATGGWAEDVSDVEVVSGMQELAESEGIFTETAGGVTTAVTARLYAQGRISPDETTVVCITGNGLKTTDALVGRFDHLDARAVRPRLSDFADYLRELDGVTENELVAAD, via the coding sequence ATGGAGTATTCCTGTCAGACCTACCAACTGAAGTGCAATGAGTGCGGCCGGACCTACGGCAATCGCCCTCTCTCCGGCTGCCCGGAGTGCCTTGCACCACTCGAAATTCATTACGACTTCGAGGCGATCCAGAAGCAGACCCCCATCACCCGTCAGTCCATTCAGAACGGCCCGCACAATATCTGGCGCTACGCCGCCATGCTCCCCATCCCGGAAGGCTTTGAGCCCGACCTCCCCGTAGGCTTCACCCCGCTCATCCGCGCCAAAAATCTCGGCAAGCGCATCGGCGCCTCCAACCTCTACGTCAAGAACGACTCCGTCTGTTTCCCCACGCTCTCCTTCAAGGACCGCGTCGTCTCCGTCGCCCTCGCCAACGCGCAGAAGTTCGGCTTCAAGACCGTCGGCTGCTCGTCGACCGGCAACTTAGCGAACAGCGTGGCCGCTCAAGCCGCGCGCCTTGGCCTGGACGCCTGCATCCTCGTCCCGGCCGACCTCGAGCCCGCCAAGATCCTCAACACCCTCGTCTACGGTGCGCGTCTCGTCCGCATCGACGGCAACTACGACCACGTCAACCGCCTCTGCACCCAGATCGCCGACGAATACGCCTGGGGCTTCGTCAACGTCAACCTCCGGCCCTACTATGCCGAGGGCTCCAAGACCCAGGGTTACGAGATCGCCGAGCAGCTCGGCTGGCGTCTGCCCGATAACGTCGTCTGCCCCATGGCCGGCGGCTCGCTCATCCGCAAGATCCGCAAGGCCTTCAACGAGCTGATCGCGCTCGGCCTGGTTGAGGACAAGCCCGTCCGCTTCTTCGGCGCACAGGCCACCGGCTGCTCGCCCATCTCGCAGTCCGTCCGCCAGGGCTGGGACTACATTGAGCCGCAGCGCCCCAACACCATCGCCCGCTCGCTCGCCATCGGCAACCCGGCTGACGGCCCCGCCGCCAGCAAGATGATCCGCGCCACCGGCGGCTGGGCAGAGGATGTGTCCGACGTTGAGGTCGTCTCCGGAATGCAGGAGCTCGCTGAGAGCGAAGGCATCTTCACCGAGACCGCAGGCGGCGTCACCACAGCCGTCACCGCCCGTCTCTACGCCCAGGGCCGCATCTCGCCCGATGAGACCACCGTCGTCTGCATCACCGGCAATGGCCTCAAGACCACCGACGCCCTCGTAGGCCGCTTCGACCACCTCGACGCCCGCGCCGTCCGCCCCCGCCTCTCCGACTTCGCAGACTACCTCCGCGAACTCGACGGCGTCACCGAAAACGAACTCGTAGCCGCCGACTGA
- a CDS encoding MoaD/ThiS family protein, with translation MTDIDQNFPALSTQIKDETGKLRRFINVYVNDEDIRFLGGETYSFQDGDEVMLIPSIAGGTL, from the coding sequence ATCACGGACATCGACCAGAACTTCCCGGCCCTCTCCACCCAGATCAAGGACGAGACCGGCAAGCTCCGCCGTTTCATCAACGTCTACGTCAACGATGAGGACATCCGCTTCCTCGGCGGCGAGACCTACAGCTTCCAGGACGGCGACGAGGTCATGCTCATCCCCTCCATCGCCGGAGGCACTCTCTAG
- a CDS encoding lmo0937 family membrane protein, with protein MFLILAVVLVVAWLGGFVMFKSAGLLIHLLLIFAVISIILHFVTGSRSA; from the coding sequence ATGTTCCTCATTCTCGCAGTCGTACTCGTTGTGGCCTGGCTCGGCGGTTTCGTCATGTTCAAAAGCGCCGGCCTCCTCATCCACCTGCTCCTGATCTTCGCAGTGATCTCCATCATCCTGCACTTCGTCACGGGCAGCCGCTCAGCATAA
- the lon gene encoding endopeptidase La, whose product MKTSEEQKLSRDVRKLPMMPIREMVIFPHMMTPFVVGRESSVRALEEALTGDRKIFLATQHDASMDEPNADDIFEVGTIGNIVQSVKMPDGNIKVLVEGVERARAVEMNDEDGFFVATVRTGPTHLEMTPQVEAMMQRVHTLFEQYVKLQQSLNYETMAASVRGDEPSKLADTIAANLQLSIEEKQELLEVFDPEVRLSKIADVLDVAIEKLNIDRTVQSRVKRQMEKAQKEYYLNEKIKAIQKELGRGEKSEFDELKKKIETAGMPKDVLEKSMQELKKLEAMPPMSAESTVSRNYLDWLLAVPWRKRSKEIRSIQLAEEVLNKDHYGLEKIKERILEFLAVRQLVKNPKGSILCFVGPPGVGKTSLGQSIAKATGRKFVRMSLGGVRDEAEIRGHRRTYIGALPGQVIQSMKKAGTKNPVFMLDEIDKMASDFRGDPASALLEVLDPEQNNKFQDHYLDVEYDLSQVLFVATANVLDTIPGPLQDRMEIIRLSGYTEIEKLEIAKQYLVKKQREGNGLTEEQIQFEDGALKSLIRGYTREAGVRNLEREIGNVGRKVARKVVQDGPEHKELVTAENLESLLGVAKFRDSEVHKKSEIGLVTGLAWTSVGGVILQTEVQVLDGKGKLTATGQLGDVMKESAEAALSYTRSRAAHLGLSKEFYRHVDIHVHVPEGATPKDGPSAGITIATGLASALTKIKVRRDIAMTGEITLRGKVLPIGGLKEKLLAAHRAGVFEAILPADNRKDLADLPDLIKNTMKLHFVEEMDEVLQIALEEKLRPLEEETPEALAGVIPPVVAGPQSSAHQ is encoded by the coding sequence ATGAAAACTTCCGAAGAACAGAAACTGAGCCGCGACGTACGCAAACTTCCGATGATGCCGATTCGGGAGATGGTGATTTTCCCGCATATGATGACGCCGTTTGTGGTGGGGCGTGAGTCCAGCGTGAGGGCGCTCGAAGAGGCGTTGACGGGCGACCGCAAGATCTTCCTGGCGACCCAGCACGATGCCTCCATGGATGAGCCGAATGCGGATGACATCTTTGAGGTGGGCACCATCGGCAACATCGTCCAGAGCGTGAAGATGCCGGACGGCAACATCAAGGTGCTGGTGGAAGGCGTGGAGCGTGCGCGCGCGGTGGAGATGAACGACGAGGATGGATTCTTCGTCGCGACGGTACGTACCGGGCCGACTCACCTGGAGATGACGCCGCAGGTCGAGGCCATGATGCAGCGGGTGCATACGCTGTTTGAGCAGTATGTGAAGCTTCAGCAGAGCCTGAACTACGAGACGATGGCTGCAAGCGTTCGTGGCGACGAGCCCTCCAAGCTGGCCGATACGATTGCCGCTAATCTGCAGCTCTCGATCGAGGAGAAGCAGGAGCTTCTCGAGGTGTTCGACCCTGAGGTTCGTCTGTCCAAGATTGCCGATGTGCTGGATGTTGCGATCGAGAAGCTTAACATCGACCGCACGGTTCAGTCCCGCGTGAAGCGGCAGATGGAGAAGGCGCAGAAGGAGTACTACCTCAACGAGAAGATCAAGGCCATCCAGAAGGAGCTTGGCCGCGGTGAGAAGAGCGAGTTCGATGAGCTGAAGAAGAAGATCGAAACCGCTGGGATGCCGAAGGATGTGCTCGAAAAGTCCATGCAGGAGTTGAAGAAGCTGGAGGCGATGCCGCCCATGTCGGCTGAGTCTACCGTGAGCCGCAACTACCTGGACTGGCTGCTGGCTGTGCCGTGGCGGAAGCGCTCCAAGGAGATCCGTTCGATCCAACTGGCCGAGGAGGTTCTGAACAAGGATCACTATGGGTTGGAGAAGATCAAGGAACGCATTCTTGAGTTTCTTGCTGTGCGTCAGTTGGTCAAGAATCCGAAGGGCTCGATTCTGTGCTTCGTCGGACCTCCGGGTGTGGGTAAGACCTCGCTGGGGCAGTCGATTGCGAAGGCGACGGGCCGCAAGTTTGTGCGGATGTCGCTGGGCGGCGTACGGGATGAGGCTGAGATTCGTGGGCACCGCAGGACGTACATCGGCGCGTTGCCCGGGCAGGTGATCCAGTCGATGAAGAAGGCCGGGACGAAGAATCCCGTGTTCATGCTGGATGAGATCGACAAGATGGCAAGCGACTTCCGGGGCGATCCTGCGAGTGCGCTGCTTGAGGTGCTTGACCCGGAGCAGAACAACAAGTTCCAGGATCACTATCTTGACGTCGAGTATGACCTCTCGCAGGTGCTCTTTGTCGCAACCGCGAACGTGCTGGATACGATTCCCGGCCCGTTGCAGGATCGTATGGAGATCATCCGGCTCTCCGGCTATACGGAGATCGAAAAGCTGGAGATTGCCAAGCAGTACCTGGTCAAGAAGCAGCGTGAAGGCAATGGCCTGACCGAGGAGCAGATCCAATTTGAGGACGGCGCTCTGAAGTCCTTGATCCGTGGCTATACGCGTGAGGCCGGCGTCCGTAATCTGGAACGCGAGATTGGCAATGTGGGCCGGAAGGTGGCTCGCAAGGTCGTTCAGGATGGGCCAGAGCATAAGGAGCTTGTCACTGCGGAGAATCTCGAGAGCCTGCTGGGTGTGGCGAAGTTCCGCGACTCAGAGGTTCACAAGAAGAGCGAGATTGGGCTTGTGACCGGACTGGCCTGGACTTCCGTCGGCGGAGTGATTTTGCAGACTGAGGTTCAGGTACTGGATGGTAAGGGCAAGCTTACGGCTACCGGGCAGCTTGGGGATGTGATGAAGGAGTCGGCTGAGGCTGCGTTGAGCTATACGCGGTCGCGGGCGGCGCACCTTGGACTCTCCAAGGAGTTCTACCGGCATGTCGATATCCATGTGCATGTGCCTGAGGGCGCTACGCCCAAGGATGGGCCTTCTGCCGGGATTACGATCGCTACGGGGCTCGCCAGTGCGCTGACGAAGATCAAGGTAAGGCGCGATATCGCCATGACCGGCGAGATCACGCTGCGGGGCAAGGTGCTGCCCATCGGCGGGCTGAAGGAGAAGCTGCTGGCGGCGCATCGTGCGGGTGTCTTTGAGGCGATTCTGCCGGCGGATAATCGCAAGGACCTCGCAGACCTGCCAGATCTGATCAAGAACACGATGAAGCTGCACTTCGTCGAGGAGATGGATGAGGTACTGCAGATTGCACTGGAGGAGAAGCTGAGGCCGCTGGAGGAGGAGACACCCGAGGCTTTGGCCGGGGTGATTCCGCCGGTGGTTGCAGGGCCGCAGTCTTCCGCTCACCAGTAA